A stretch of the Natribaculum luteum genome encodes the following:
- a CDS encoding carbohydrate ABC transporter permease: protein MSKSTASRFLPAALEWPTIVDGKNVRVHALLWIAVVLMALPLVLAVLISFQSRATFTSLADLSLRTAAQNYDDVLFRYEMGRYMLNSFLMAVVVVVGKLAVSLLAALAIVYYRFPFKNLTFAFVLVTLMLPVPVRIVPLFQLVADLGWVNSFYALTIPYLASATTVFLLRQHFLSIPASLVESAKLDGVGPLRFLVFVLVPMSKGMLAGVSVIMFIYAWNQYLWPLIAVNDQSMQVSQVGIRLLQGVVESGDIAWPLVMAGSIVTLVPPLLVLIAFRKPLLETFGVQQK, encoded by the coding sequence ATGAGTAAATCGACTGCCTCTCGGTTCCTGCCCGCAGCCCTCGAGTGGCCGACGATCGTCGATGGAAAGAACGTGCGCGTCCACGCCTTGCTCTGGATTGCCGTGGTGCTGATGGCCCTGCCGCTGGTGCTCGCGGTGCTTATCAGCTTCCAGAGTCGAGCGACGTTCACGAGCCTGGCCGACCTGTCGCTTCGGACGGCCGCACAGAACTACGACGACGTCCTCTTCCGGTACGAGATGGGGCGGTACATGCTCAACTCGTTTCTCATGGCGGTGGTCGTCGTCGTCGGCAAACTCGCCGTCTCGTTGCTCGCCGCGCTGGCGATCGTCTACTACCGGTTCCCGTTCAAGAACCTCACGTTCGCGTTCGTGCTGGTGACGCTGATGTTGCCCGTCCCGGTGCGAATCGTCCCGCTGTTCCAGCTCGTGGCCGATCTCGGCTGGGTGAACAGTTTCTACGCGCTAACGATTCCGTACCTCGCGAGCGCGACGACCGTATTCCTGCTCCGCCAGCACTTCCTGTCGATACCGGCGTCGCTGGTCGAATCCGCCAAACTCGACGGCGTCGGCCCGCTTCGGTTCCTCGTCTTCGTTCTCGTCCCGATGTCGAAAGGGATGCTCGCCGGCGTCTCGGTCATCATGTTCATCTACGCCTGGAACCAGTACCTCTGGCCGCTGATCGCCGTCAACGATCAGTCGATGCAGGTCTCTCAGGTCGGCATTCGGCTCCTGCAGGGTGTCGTCGAGAGCGGCGACATCGCCTGGCCGTTGGTCATGGCCGGGTCGATCGTGACGCTGGTACCGCCACTGCTCGTCCTGATCGCGTTCCGAAAGCCGCTACTCGAGACGTTCGGAGTCCAACAGAAGTAA
- a CDS encoding carbohydrate ABC transporter permease: MVVAYLLLAPTLLVSAVFLYYPAIEAVVLSFYQTLFFGGQRTWVGLGNYATLLESASYHDSVTITVVFAVLVVVGVMAISLVVSFLLHEVDWGQSGYLIAAIWPYALPPAVAGIVFLFLIHPTIGTFTGIVESYTSIQVDWFSNGRQAFVVVTIAAIWKQLGYNVIFMIAAMNNVPETLAEAARIDGIGRWTRLVRVYAPLISPTLLFLVVMNTIYAFFGTFAFIDLMTQGGPGGATNIMIFDLYRNAFEFNNHGLASAQSVVLFVVVSTLMYAQLRLSDERVHYGG; the protein is encoded by the coding sequence ATGGTGGTCGCGTACTTGCTGTTAGCCCCGACGCTGCTCGTCTCGGCGGTCTTCCTCTACTACCCTGCGATCGAGGCAGTCGTGCTGAGTTTCTATCAGACGCTGTTCTTCGGCGGGCAGCGAACGTGGGTCGGCCTCGGTAACTACGCGACGTTGCTGGAGTCGGCGTCCTATCACGACAGCGTCACGATCACGGTCGTGTTCGCAGTGCTGGTCGTCGTCGGCGTGATGGCGATCTCGCTCGTCGTCTCGTTCCTGCTCCACGAGGTCGACTGGGGCCAGTCTGGGTACCTGATCGCGGCGATCTGGCCCTACGCGCTCCCGCCTGCCGTCGCCGGGATCGTCTTCCTCTTTCTGATCCATCCGACGATCGGGACGTTTACCGGCATCGTCGAGAGCTACACCTCGATCCAGGTCGACTGGTTCAGTAACGGCCGACAGGCGTTCGTCGTGGTCACGATCGCGGCCATCTGGAAGCAACTCGGCTACAACGTGATCTTCATGATCGCGGCGATGAACAACGTCCCGGAGACGCTTGCCGAAGCCGCCCGGATCGACGGCATCGGGCGCTGGACGCGGTTGGTCCGCGTCTACGCGCCGCTCATCTCGCCGACGCTGCTGTTCCTGGTCGTGATGAACACGATCTACGCGTTCTTCGGCACGTTCGCGTTCATCGATCTGATGACCCAGGGTGGCCCCGGCGGTGCGACGAACATCATGATCTTCGACCTTTATCGCAACGCGTTCGAATTCAACAACCACGGACTCGCATCCGCGCAGTCGGTCGTGCTGTTCGTCGTCGTGAGCACGCTCATGTACGCCCAGCTTCGGCTGTCGGACGAGCGCGTCCACTACGGAGGCTGA
- a CDS encoding ABC transporter substrate-binding protein yields MGGGNGEAIEALGNTFQEETGIEVEMVYQGSYEDTLNQSFAAIEAGTMPEIVQIDSLHAKQILDTDAFQSVEGIMPDDYPFDNFLDPVTDFFTIDGELYSMPFNNSNAILYYNKDVFDEAGLDPESPPETLEEVMAYSRDIVDSGAAEYGITWPNHVWFLEHWYSLDGQTLVDNENGWGGDPTTVHTETETGEALWSWWREMAQDGLYTNPGMEAWGEAADLFYGQNAAMMLTSTASVAGAIEQSEAEGFELGTGFYPAIDDREGVVIGGASLWVPDGMSESRANEVGQLLEFMTQPENQIQWHQDTGYYPVRQEAVDQLEDEGWFEESPHHGTAFDQLLESEQTTATKRMLVGPARQVSVQLQEGSVEIFDEQAGLEEGLATMKENIESEMERYVDARGS; encoded by the coding sequence ATGGGTGGCGGCAACGGCGAGGCGATCGAGGCGCTGGGGAACACGTTCCAGGAAGAAACCGGCATCGAAGTCGAGATGGTCTACCAGGGAAGCTACGAGGACACCCTGAACCAGTCGTTTGCGGCGATCGAGGCAGGAACGATGCCGGAAATCGTCCAGATCGACAGCCTCCACGCGAAACAGATCCTCGACACCGACGCGTTCCAGTCGGTCGAGGGGATCATGCCCGACGACTACCCGTTCGACAACTTCCTCGACCCCGTAACCGACTTCTTCACGATCGACGGGGAGCTGTACTCGATGCCGTTTAACAACTCGAATGCGATTCTGTACTACAACAAAGACGTCTTCGACGAGGCTGGCCTCGATCCCGAGTCGCCGCCGGAGACGCTCGAGGAGGTGATGGCGTACTCGCGTGACATCGTCGACTCGGGGGCGGCCGAGTACGGCATCACCTGGCCGAACCACGTCTGGTTTCTCGAACACTGGTACTCGCTCGACGGCCAGACCCTCGTCGACAACGAGAACGGCTGGGGCGGCGATCCGACGACGGTCCACACCGAGACCGAGACTGGCGAGGCACTCTGGTCGTGGTGGCGGGAGATGGCCCAGGACGGTCTCTACACGAACCCCGGAATGGAGGCGTGGGGCGAGGCAGCGGACCTGTTCTACGGGCAAAACGCTGCGATGATGCTCACCTCGACGGCCTCCGTCGCCGGGGCCATCGAGCAAAGCGAGGCAGAAGGATTCGAGCTCGGGACCGGGTTCTACCCGGCGATCGACGACCGAGAAGGCGTCGTCATCGGTGGTGCCTCTCTCTGGGTCCCCGACGGAATGTCGGAGAGCCGCGCCAACGAGGTCGGCCAGCTGCTCGAGTTCATGACCCAGCCCGAAAATCAGATCCAGTGGCATCAGGATACGGGCTACTATCCCGTCCGTCAGGAGGCAGTCGATCAGCTCGAGGACGAGGGCTGGTTCGAGGAGAGCCCCCACCACGGAACCGCGTTCGATCAGCTACTCGAGAGCGAACAGACGACTGCCACCAAGCGCATGCTCGTCGGTCCCGCCCGACAGGTGTCCGTCCAGCTCCAGGAGGGATCCGTCGAAATTTTCGACGAGCAGGCCGGCCTCGAGGAGGGGCTCGCGACGATGAAAGAGAACATCGAGTCGGAGATGGAGCGGTACGTCGACGCACGCGGATCGTAA
- a CDS encoding DUF4013 domain-containing protein: protein MPSYDNWLNLAIFGIKASIIKLIFTTIPVIVFYLLAEGATDPGESTAQLLGLLLSGGLFSEYLSDLWYSRTG, encoded by the coding sequence ATTCCATCGTACGATAACTGGTTAAATTTGGCTATCTTCGGAATAAAAGCCAGTATTATCAAGTTAATATTCACCACGATCCCGGTCATCGTCTTTTATCTTCTCGCCGAAGGCGCTACGGACCCCGGTGAATCGACTGCTCAACTGCTCGGATTACTCCTCAGTGGAGGGCTCTTTTCGGAGTACCTTTCGGACTTATGGTACTCCCGTACTGGGTAG